TGGATTACCTCAATTGTTGGGGGAGCGCAATATCGTTACTTGCTTTTATCAGTAGTTGTTATTTCAGGAATTATTGCCATGATTATGCAGTATATGGCTGCTAAATTAGGTATCGTGACGCGGCAAGATTTGGCCCAAGCCATTCGTAATAATACTAACAAACCAGTTGGATATGTATTATGGATAATGACTGAGCTTGCCATTATGGCGACAGATATTGCCGAAGTCATCGGGGCAGCGATTGCCTTACAATTATTATTTGGAATTCCATTGATGATTGGTGTGTTATTGACCATCGCGGATGTATTCTTGCTATTATTATTAACAAAACTTGGATTCCGAAAAATTGAAGCAATTGTCGTAACGTTGATTTTATCAATTTTAGCAATCTTCTTATACTTAGTAATCCTTTCAAAACCTAGTATTGCCGGTATTGCGGGTGGACTTATCCCTCGTGCTTCGATTTTACATCACAGTCAATTAACGTTGGCGCTTGGGATTATCGGTGCCACTGTGATGCCCCACAACTTGTACTTGCACTCATCAATTTCACAAACACGAGCATATAACTCAGATGATAAAGATGAAGTAGCAAAAGTTGTGAAATTTACTACGTGGGATTCAAACATTCAGTTGATTGGTGCCACAGTAGTTAATTCATTGCTCTTGATTTTGGGAGCCGCATTGTTCTTTGGTCATGGTGATCAATTACAAGCTTTCGGCGATTTATACCGCGCCTTGAGCGATAACACGATTGCCAAGGGAATTGCTTCACCAGTTCTTTCAACCTTGTTTGCGGTTGCCTTGTTAGCTTCAGGACAAAATGCCACGATTACGGGTACTTTGACTGGGCAAATCATTATGGAAGGTTTCATTCATTTGAAGATTCCAATGTGGGCCCGGCGTTTAATCACGCGGATTATTGCGGTTGTGCCGGTCTTAGTAGCCGCAATCATTTGGGGTGGCACTGAAGGTGTCTTGGATAATCTTTTGGTTTACTCACAAGTGTTCTTATCAGTGGCACTACCATTTACGATGATTCCGCTGATTTACTTTACCGGTTCTAAGAAGCACATGGGCGAACGTTTTGTTAACCCATTGTGGATTTCGATAATTGCATGGGCTTCAGCAATTATCTTGACGGGCTTGAACATTCAATTAGTCTTTAACCTAGTTAAGGAACTTATCGAAAAAATTTAACATTAAGGAGCGATGCACATGGATTTTAAATTAGAATTACCAAAGCACAAAAACATATTAGTTGGTGTAGATGATTCAGCTGATGCTCAACTGGCATTCTTGAATGCGGTTAGTCATGCATTAGAAGATGATTCATTGTTACACATCGTGACCGTACTTGAATCTGATTCATTGAATGTTTTCCAATTTTTAGATAAAGAAGCTTTAGAAAATAAACGGCTTGAAGTTGAAAAACGGCTCCAAGATTATCAAGCACAAGCAGTGCATGCGGGTGTTAAAGAAGTTCATATCGTATTGGCTGAAGGTGAACCAGGTGAAACCATCGTAAAAGACGTGATTCCTGATGTTAAACCAGATCTTGTTGTCGTTGGTGCGGCAGCCAAGACTGGGTTAGGTAAGTTCATGGGTAGCCAAGCTGGGTACATTGCAAAGAATGCACCGGTATCGGTATTAGTTGTCCGCTAAGAGCAGTACAGCATTAATTAATATAATAAAATTAATTAATAGAAAGTGACGCCCTCGGGTTGTCGCTTTTTTAGTGCATGCAAATACGGCGCAAGTTTGATCGGTTCTATTCCGTCTGACGTGGATTGAATAAAATTGGCCACTGCGTGCCAGTCAATTACTTGGCGCACCACGCTGGAAGCGGCCTCCCAAGCCAAAGTGCGGTCTTGGTCGGTTCGGACAAGCTGGGACTCTACGGGAATAAATTCCCTAGACTCCTCATCTCATCCTCAGCGGCGACATGTGTTTCACACATATCACCCCAGTCGCGGTGTAAAGGCTGCGCCCACCAAGCAATAGACTGACACTCCGTTAGTTAGGTATAATTCTCAAACTAGCGAAAAACAGACCGCAGTAGTATTGAAAAACCACTTACAACAGAACCTCAGTAATTCGATGATTGAAAAGGATAGAAACGACAATGCCACGTTAAAAAAATATAGCCGTTTAATCAAACCGTATTCGGTGTTGTTCAGAATTTATAATCTGTAAAATAACACTAATCAAAATTGGCTCGTGAAATCGATGCATTAAATCGGACATTGCTTGGAGCATTTTTGGTATAATGACTGCACTACTAAGGCAGAAAGCGAAGAGAGCGATGCAAATCGAATTTAAAAAAGACCCGGCATTAACTGAAGCTGAAGTTGCAGTCGATGTGCGGGCACAGGTGGAAACAGCCGACACGGATCGATTGATGACCTATATTGGGGCCTTTCAAACTCAAAATAAGGTTTTGCTGGTCAATGACCGTAAACGGAAAGTGTTGGTCCAAGTACCAGAAGACGAAATCATTTCAATCGAGGTGCAGAAGGATTTTATCACGATTGTTACCAAGCAAAATATGTATGAAGAACGGGAACGGTTATACAAAGTTTTGGAGAGTTTAAGCCCCGACAAGTTCATTCAAGTCGCTAAAGCTTCCGTGATTAATTTAGAATATCTCAAACAAATTGAAGTGACCCGGATGGGGACCACAATTGCGGTATTAGTAAATAATCAAGAAGTGGTTGTGACACGGACGTACTATAAAGCATTGAAACAACGGATGGGGGCTTAAGATGAGTTATCTAAAATTAGTTAGTCGGACCGCGTGGCGGGCGGTGACGATTGGCTCAATCATAATTGTTGTCAATGGCGTCTTGACGCATTCAATACCAACGAAACTCGTCATTAGTGTTTTTGTGATGGCATTCTTAATTGGTTTGGCAACATTGCTGTATAAGATCGAACGTTTACCGTTATTAACGGTGTTTATTTTGCACTATGTAATTACAGAAATCGTTGTGATTATCGTGGATGGTCTGACCTATGGCTTTTTCACGACACCACTGGGCCTGTTTAGTGAATGGCTCACAATTACGATAATTTATTTTATTGTGTGGGGTATTAAACATGGTAGCCAAATATACGAAGCTCGCAAATTAAATGTGTTAAATAAGCAACGGCAGCAAAAGTAATAAATATGATGGAACCTGATGTTGGGTAAATAATGGAAAACGAGTCACTTACACAAATTGTAGGTGGCTCTTTTTGTGCACAAAAAATATTTGGCTCTATTTCGTCTGACGTGAAATTTATAAAATGTGATGAGATGTATGATTACCGCTAAACTTGCAGCGACAAAGATTACGGCATATGACTAGTCAGACTGCCTGCTCAAACTAACGAAGGGGCTGGAAACAGGCTGGACTTTAGCT
This is a stretch of genomic DNA from Periweissella cryptocerci. It encodes these proteins:
- a CDS encoding LytTR family DNA-binding domain-containing protein, which produces MQIEFKKDPALTEAEVAVDVRAQVETADTDRLMTYIGAFQTQNKVLLVNDRKRKVLVQVPEDEIISIEVQKDFITIVTKQNMYEERERLYKVLESLSPDKFIQVAKASVINLEYLKQIEVTRMGTTIAVLVNNQEVVVTRTYYKALKQRMGA
- a CDS encoding DUF3021 family protein, whose product is MSYLKLVSRTAWRAVTIGSIIIVVNGVLTHSIPTKLVISVFVMAFLIGLATLLYKIERLPLLTVFILHYVITEIVVIIVDGLTYGFFTTPLGLFSEWLTITIIYFIVWGIKHGSQIYEARKLNVLNKQRQQK
- a CDS encoding universal stress protein codes for the protein MDFKLELPKHKNILVGVDDSADAQLAFLNAVSHALEDDSLLHIVTVLESDSLNVFQFLDKEALENKRLEVEKRLQDYQAQAVHAGVKEVHIVLAEGEPGETIVKDVIPDVKPDLVVVGAAAKTGLGKFMGSQAGYIAKNAPVSVLVVR
- a CDS encoding Nramp family divalent metal transporter, with the translated sequence MSDETGKVKFASNANGASLEEVNGSVEVPKNAGFMRTLWAFSGPGALVAVGYMDPGNWITSIVGGAQYRYLLLSVVVISGIIAMIMQYMAAKLGIVTRQDLAQAIRNNTNKPVGYVLWIMTELAIMATDIAEVIGAAIALQLLFGIPLMIGVLLTIADVFLLLLLTKLGFRKIEAIVVTLILSILAIFLYLVILSKPSIAGIAGGLIPRASILHHSQLTLALGIIGATVMPHNLYLHSSISQTRAYNSDDKDEVAKVVKFTTWDSNIQLIGATVVNSLLLILGAALFFGHGDQLQAFGDLYRALSDNTIAKGIASPVLSTLFAVALLASGQNATITGTLTGQIIMEGFIHLKIPMWARRLITRIIAVVPVLVAAIIWGGTEGVLDNLLVYSQVFLSVALPFTMIPLIYFTGSKKHMGERFVNPLWISIIAWASAIILTGLNIQLVFNLVKELIEKI